Proteins encoded within one genomic window of Halorussus salilacus:
- a CDS encoding HVO_A0114 family putative DNA-binding protein, translating to MCPDTDPNAARDEQHPSDPDPDPDPDTEDGPTRTLSVRVGDADELHREARERVRAAERGEDLDERHVLNFEDEADLARLVSETNLELLRAIANRDPESMRQVEEIVGRDHKEVHRNLRELEALGVVELVESGRSKRPVVRFDELEITVPIRRDEPREVPVEDAAVADETENSEGRHSEV from the coding sequence ATGTGTCCAGATACCGACCCGAACGCCGCCCGTGACGAACAGCACCCCAGCGACCCCGACCCAGACCCGGACCCGGACACCGAGGACGGGCCGACCAGAACGCTCTCGGTTCGCGTCGGTGACGCCGACGAACTCCACCGGGAGGCCCGCGAGCGAGTCCGGGCGGCCGAGCGCGGCGAGGACCTCGACGAGCGCCACGTCCTCAACTTCGAGGACGAAGCCGACCTCGCTCGACTCGTGAGCGAGACGAATCTGGAGTTGCTTCGAGCCATCGCCAATCGGGACCCCGAGAGCATGCGACAGGTCGAGGAAATCGTCGGACGCGACCACAAGGAGGTGCATCGGAATCTGCGGGAGTTAGAGGCTCTCGGAGTCGTGGAGTTGGTCGAATCGGGTCGGTCAAAGCGTCCGGTCGTCCGGTTCGACGAACTCGAAATCACCGTCCCCATTCGGCGAGACGAGCCCCGCGAAGTGCCGGTAGAGGACGCTGCTGTCGCCGACGAGACGGAGAACTCCGAGGGGCGACACTCGGAGGTGTGA
- the infB gene encoding translation initiation factor IF-2, with protein sequence MSDTDARENAQGLRTPIVAVLGHVDHGKTSLLDKIRGSTVIEGEAGAITQHIGATAIPLDVVSKVAGRLVDPEDFDLPGLLFIDTPGHHSFTTLRSRGGALADIAILVVDVNDGFQPQTLEAINILKQSQTPFVVAANKIDTVPGWNPNEDAPVQQTKEAQSDRVQADLDEALYEIIGELSDEGFSADMYWRVQDFRGNIGVVPVSAETGEGVPDLLTVLMGLAQRYLKEDMAIDVTGPGAGTVLEVKEEKGFGTTLDVVLYDGTVREDETIVVGGKNEPIVTDVRALLKPRPLAEIRTEDRFENVEEISAAAGVKIAAPGLDDAMAGAPVRVVRDRDIEEVIEEVEAELSEIEVPTQEQGVVVKADTLGSLEAIANALGEAEIPIMRAEVGDVAPRDVSVASTAEEGKHKTILAFNVDVLADAEREVEDSDVKLFESDVIYRLIEEYEEYVEELERAQQETVLENITRPARFNILPDHTFRQNDPAVVGVEILSGTIRKNSHVVKFEGNKPTRVGELKGIQDQGEDVDEARSGDRVSVAIDGPTVGRQIEEGDELWIEIPEKHAKILEQELADDIPGDELESLQMYLDKQRKRDPFWGK encoded by the coding sequence ATGTCTGACACAGATGCGCGCGAGAACGCGCAAGGACTCCGAACGCCTATCGTCGCGGTACTGGGCCACGTCGACCACGGCAAGACCAGTTTGCTCGACAAGATTCGCGGCTCGACCGTCATCGAGGGCGAGGCGGGCGCGATTACCCAGCACATCGGCGCGACCGCCATCCCGCTGGACGTGGTCTCGAAGGTCGCGGGTCGGCTCGTCGACCCCGAGGACTTCGACCTGCCCGGCCTGCTGTTCATCGACACGCCGGGCCACCACTCCTTTACGACCCTGCGGTCGCGCGGCGGCGCGCTGGCCGACATCGCCATCCTCGTGGTCGACGTCAACGACGGCTTCCAGCCCCAGACGCTCGAAGCCATCAACATCCTCAAGCAGTCCCAGACGCCGTTCGTGGTCGCCGCGAACAAGATAGACACCGTCCCGGGGTGGAACCCCAACGAGGACGCGCCGGTCCAGCAGACCAAGGAGGCCCAGAGCGACCGCGTGCAGGCCGACCTCGACGAGGCGCTCTACGAGATAATCGGCGAACTCAGCGACGAGGGCTTCTCGGCCGACATGTACTGGCGCGTCCAGGACTTCCGCGGGAACATCGGCGTCGTGCCGGTCAGCGCCGAGACCGGCGAGGGCGTCCCGGACCTCCTCACCGTGCTGATGGGACTCGCCCAGCGCTACCTCAAGGAGGACATGGCCATCGACGTGACGGGTCCCGGCGCGGGCACCGTCCTCGAAGTCAAAGAGGAGAAGGGCTTCGGGACCACCCTCGACGTGGTGCTGTACGACGGCACGGTCCGGGAGGACGAGACCATCGTGGTCGGCGGCAAGAACGAACCCATCGTGACCGACGTGCGCGCCCTGCTCAAGCCCCGACCGCTCGCGGAGATTCGGACCGAGGACCGCTTCGAGAACGTCGAGGAAATATCGGCCGCCGCCGGGGTCAAGATCGCCGCGCCCGGCCTCGACGACGCGATGGCGGGCGCGCCGGTCCGGGTGGTCCGGGACCGCGACATCGAGGAGGTCATCGAGGAGGTCGAGGCCGAACTCTCCGAAATCGAGGTCCCGACCCAGGAGCAGGGCGTGGTCGTGAAGGCCGACACCCTCGGGAGTCTGGAGGCCATCGCGAACGCGCTCGGAGAGGCAGAAATCCCCATCATGCGTGCGGAGGTCGGTGACGTGGCACCGCGGGACGTGAGCGTCGCCTCCACCGCCGAGGAGGGCAAGCACAAGACCATCCTCGCGTTCAACGTGGACGTGCTGGCCGACGCCGAGCGCGAGGTCGAGGACTCGGACGTGAAGCTGTTCGAGAGCGACGTCATCTATCGGCTCATCGAGGAGTACGAGGAGTACGTCGAGGAACTCGAACGCGCCCAGCAGGAGACGGTGCTGGAGAACATCACCCGGCCCGCGCGGTTCAACATCCTGCCCGACCACACCTTCCGGCAGAACGACCCCGCGGTCGTCGGCGTCGAAATCCTCTCGGGCACCATCCGGAAGAACAGCCACGTCGTGAAGTTCGAGGGCAACAAGCCCACCCGCGTCGGCGAACTCAAAGGGATACAGGACCAAGGCGAGGACGTAGACGAGGCCCGCAGCGGCGACCGGGTCAGCGTCGCCATCGACGGCCCGACGGTCGGCAGACAGATCGAGGAGGGCGACGAGCTCTGGATAGAGATTCCCGAGAAGCACGCCAAGATACTGGAGCAGGAGCTCGCCGACGACATCCCGGGCGACGAACTCGAATCGCTCCAGATGTACCTCGACAAACAGCGCAAGCGCGACCCCTTCTGGGGCAAGTAG
- a CDS encoding pyruvoyl-dependent arginine decarboxylase, with the protein MSSIRVVWGTATGPTEMSSYDAALAEANVHNYNLVAVSSVVPADAAVEAVGTAPDLGPAGERLTVVEARATTAGPGSVTAGLGWTTGPGPGLFYEAADESDPDDVRARVAAGLEAGRDLREWTFTDERIETATAEAEPGTYATAVVLAVYGESEPIC; encoded by the coding sequence ATGAGCAGCATCCGGGTCGTGTGGGGGACCGCCACCGGCCCCACGGAGATGTCCTCGTACGACGCCGCCCTCGCGGAGGCGAACGTCCACAACTACAACCTCGTGGCCGTCTCGTCGGTCGTCCCCGCCGACGCCGCGGTCGAGGCGGTCGGGACCGCGCCCGACCTCGGTCCCGCAGGCGAGCGTCTCACGGTCGTCGAGGCGCGCGCGACCACGGCCGGGCCCGGGAGCGTCACCGCGGGACTCGGGTGGACCACCGGACCGGGACCGGGCCTGTTCTACGAGGCCGCGGACGAGTCCGACCCCGACGACGTGCGAGCGCGCGTCGCGGCCGGACTCGAAGCGGGCCGAGACCTCCGCGAGTGGACGTTCACCGACGAGCGAATCGAGACCGCGACCGCCGAGGCCGAGCCCGGGACCTACGCCACGGCGGTCGTGCTGGCGGTCTACGGCGAGAGCGAACCCATCTGCTGA
- a CDS encoding threonyl-tRNA synthetase editing domain-containing protein — protein sequence MRLVFVHADYLAFEATTAADEELAETEDAPAEGRTEDCVVAFVTVEGEDRADLGAVVANAAEAVRDATDRLNAREVVLYPSAHLSDDPADSETAATALRDLAAALDGEYEVLRAPVGWHTAFEVRDKGHPFSAFSRRVTAERPAERDPSEWRLVFPGGEVGDLPGAADDDRVSDEVRALVEAEMGAEQRTAQRTEQRTAQRTEQRTETEDDAPSATEASRRSPRETLVRDALAAYARDLAVEYGATPVETPGDADPFGNDGLALAGVADARERGGRVRLYETDAAGGFGTIRAATRDADEAREEFRAQARLAVRAGEDLGLERLPVVRATLEFHDAETSWVASLVEDLGAPALLELRPERPGRPSVAVEFAALDAGGRPVGTAKVELDDRTAAAEPDDRTGGEGTPSAVVRGSPVNERAVDALVATGAPAAGQSAPSRLPTWLAPTQVRFVPVDGRHAAYCDALAEGLEAARIRVDVDDRDRTVGERLASAETDRVPYYAVVGDREVERGGAEDGEETALAVSVRGENAERELTVEQLREAVLEDVGDLPNPPRYLPKRVGERPGFASR from the coding sequence ATGAGACTGGTGTTCGTCCACGCCGATTACTTGGCGTTCGAGGCGACCACGGCGGCCGACGAGGAACTCGCCGAGACCGAGGACGCCCCCGCGGAGGGCCGGACGGAGGACTGCGTGGTCGCGTTCGTCACCGTCGAGGGCGAGGACCGCGCCGACCTCGGTGCGGTCGTCGCGAACGCCGCCGAGGCGGTCCGGGACGCGACCGACCGACTCAACGCCCGGGAGGTGGTCCTCTATCCCTCCGCCCATCTGAGCGACGACCCCGCCGACTCCGAGACCGCGGCGACAGCCCTCCGGGACCTCGCCGCCGCGCTGGACGGCGAGTACGAGGTCCTGCGCGCGCCCGTCGGCTGGCACACGGCGTTCGAAGTGCGAGACAAGGGCCACCCGTTCTCGGCGTTCTCCCGGCGCGTCACGGCCGAGCGCCCCGCCGAGCGCGACCCGAGCGAGTGGCGACTGGTCTTTCCCGGCGGCGAGGTCGGCGACCTCCCCGGAGCGGCCGACGACGACCGCGTGAGCGACGAGGTGCGCGCGCTCGTCGAGGCCGAGATGGGAGCCGAGCAGAGAACCGCACAGAGGACCGAGCAGAGAACCGCACAGAGGACCGAGCAGAGAACCGAGACGGAGGACGACGCGCCGAGCGCGACCGAGGCGTCCCGGAGGTCCCCCCGCGAGACGCTGGTTCGGGACGCGCTCGCGGCGTACGCCCGTGACCTCGCGGTCGAGTACGGTGCGACGCCGGTCGAGACGCCGGGCGACGCCGACCCGTTCGGGAACGACGGTCTCGCGCTCGCGGGCGTCGCCGACGCCCGCGAGCGCGGGGGTCGGGTGCGACTGTACGAGACGGACGCCGCTGGGGGGTTCGGGACGATACGCGCCGCGACCCGCGACGCCGACGAAGCTCGCGAGGAGTTCCGCGCGCAGGCTCGACTCGCCGTGCGGGCGGGCGAGGACCTCGGTCTCGAACGGCTCCCCGTGGTCCGAGCGACCCTGGAGTTCCACGACGCCGAGACATCGTGGGTCGCGTCGCTGGTCGAGGACCTCGGCGCGCCCGCCCTGCTCGAACTCCGTCCCGAGCGCCCGGGGCGGCCGTCGGTCGCGGTCGAGTTCGCCGCCCTCGACGCGGGCGGGCGACCGGTCGGGACCGCGAAGGTGGAACTCGACGACCGGACCGCCGCGGCGGAACCCGACGACCGGACCGGCGGCGAGGGAACGCCGTCGGCCGTCGTCCGCGGTTCGCCGGTGAACGAGCGCGCGGTCGACGCGCTGGTCGCGACCGGCGCGCCCGCGGCGGGGCAATCGGCTCCGTCGCGCCTGCCGACGTGGCTCGCGCCGACGCAGGTCCGGTTCGTCCCGGTCGACGGGCGTCACGCCGCGTACTGCGACGCCCTCGCCGAGGGCCTCGAAGCGGCCCGAATCCGGGTCGACGTTGACGACCGCGACCGGACGGTCGGCGAGCGACTCGCGAGCGCCGAGACCGACCGGGTCCCCTACTACGCGGTCGTCGGCGACCGCGAGGTCGAGCGCGGCGGGGCGGAGGACGGCGAGGAGACCGCGCTCGCGGTCTCCGTCCGGGGCGAGAACGCCGAGCGCGAACTCACGGTCGAGCAACTTCGCGAGGCGGTCCTCGAAGACGTGGGCGACCTGCCGAACCCGCCCCGCTACCTCCCGAAGCGGGTCGGCGAGCGCCCGGGGTTCGCGAGTCGATAG
- a CDS encoding DUF5812 family protein, with protein sequence MTDEAEKTSTFLVTHADEDSAVLKDVRHGQVHTLSSNPGVEEHDAVEATVAPDPPMNVTWSVVEVEERRELTTERSEEPPTQQEREMAADRPVGEVARTERAGTGEIHVLTVPPGDTEDAVADVLDDEGTLSRAARLGVSRVEVRAEDGVVSVRYMP encoded by the coding sequence ATGACCGACGAAGCCGAGAAGACGAGCACGTTCCTCGTCACCCACGCCGACGAGGACTCCGCGGTCCTGAAGGACGTGCGACACGGGCAGGTCCACACCCTCTCGTCGAACCCCGGCGTCGAGGAGCACGACGCGGTCGAGGCGACCGTCGCGCCCGACCCGCCGATGAACGTAACGTGGTCGGTGGTCGAGGTCGAGGAGCGACGCGAACTCACGACCGAGCGCAGCGAGGAACCGCCCACCCAGCAGGAGCGGGAGATGGCCGCCGACCGACCGGTCGGCGAGGTCGCCCGGACCGAGCGCGCCGGGACCGGCGAAATCCACGTCCTCACGGTGCCGCCCGGGGACACCGAGGACGCGGTCGCCGACGTGCTCGACGACGAGGGGACCCTCTCGCGGGCGGCCCGCCTCGGCGTCTCCCGGGTGGAGGTCCGGGCGGAGGACGGCGTCGTGAGCGTCCGGTACATGCCTTGA
- a CDS encoding toxin-antitoxin system TumE family protein, whose amino-acid sequence MAGYTEVEEYTNYYPGDLVEAVTVRKTDDPKYPSGWDYSLHFGSLGGDLIVRFDNAHEPTKGRERHTADGIEEIEFPGMFDLLARFQREVTNYRNTRPATRDSEVR is encoded by the coding sequence ATGGCAGGCTACACGGAAGTCGAAGAGTACACGAACTACTACCCCGGAGACCTCGTCGAAGCGGTCACCGTCCGGAAGACGGACGACCCGAAGTATCCGAGCGGGTGGGACTACTCGCTCCACTTCGGGTCTCTCGGAGGCGACCTGATAGTCCGCTTCGACAACGCTCACGAGCCGACGAAAGGCCGCGAGCGCCACACGGCCGACGGAATCGAAGAAATCGAGTTTCCCGGGATGTTCGACCTACTCGCCCGGTTTCAGCGAGAAGTGACGAACTACCGTAACACCCGGCCTGCCACCCGCGATTCGGAGGTTCGATAA
- a CDS encoding PRC-barrel domain-containing protein yields MSEILAENLSGKAVMGSDGTELGMLYNITMDLKTGELADLLVEPDEQLDPGSVAFGSDEQGRFQVPVTRVQAVKDYIVVQR; encoded by the coding sequence ATGTCCGAAATCCTCGCCGAAAACCTCTCGGGGAAGGCCGTCATGGGGTCCGACGGAACCGAACTCGGGATGCTGTACAACATCACGATGGACCTGAAGACCGGCGAACTCGCCGACCTGCTCGTCGAACCCGACGAGCAGCTCGACCCCGGGTCGGTGGCGTTCGGCTCCGACGAGCAGGGCCGATTCCAGGTGCCGGTCACGCGAGTGCAGGCGGTAAAAGACTACATCGTCGTCCAACGCTAA
- a CDS encoding CopG family transcriptional regulator, translated as MERRYSVTCDRDLAKRIDALAHDYDLTTQEVLQQLIVLGLEEIDDE; from the coding sequence ATGGAGCGTCGCTACTCGGTCACCTGCGACCGTGACCTCGCCAAGCGAATCGACGCGCTGGCTCACGACTACGACCTGACGACTCAGGAAGTGCTCCAGCAACTCATCGTGCTCGGGCTCGAAGAAATCGACGACGAGTGA
- a CDS encoding DUF5811 family protein — protein MNGNTPYAGTPGVTEAGHRANADVPELSPEQKESLRDSVAAIAARTRDFLPDEYVVGSQVADDSDGPRAQVAVQPPVGHPVSAGFQPDIDDFDGDDLVSHEESEVARGLAASAALQVKQAMGDDITPTAR, from the coding sequence ATGAACGGCAACACCCCCTACGCGGGTACCCCCGGCGTGACCGAAGCGGGCCACCGCGCGAACGCCGACGTCCCCGAACTCTCCCCCGAGCAGAAGGAGTCGTTGCGCGACAGCGTGGCGGCCATCGCGGCGCGGACCCGCGACTTCCTCCCGGACGAGTACGTCGTCGGCTCGCAGGTCGCCGACGACTCCGACGGCCCCCGGGCGCAGGTCGCGGTCCAACCGCCGGTCGGCCACCCGGTCAGCGCCGGGTTCCAACCCGACATCGACGACTTCGACGGCGACGACCTCGTCTCCCACGAGGAGAGCGAGGTCGCCCGGGGTCTCGCCGCGAGCGCCGCCCTGCAGGTCAAGCAGGCGATGGGCGACGACATCACCCCGACCGCTCGATAG
- a CDS encoding glucose-6-phosphate isomerase produces the protein MRVDIGNALSEVADPGISRGDLDDLDDRVADAHERIERGRADDEHGYAALDLPETADPDAIRSAVEPFADAEAVLTVGIGGSALGAATVANALPAETSAYFLDNVDPEHVARLLDSLPLESTAVNVVSRSGTTAETLANFLAVREAMADAGVDWTDRTFVTTGEEGNLRRLAEKHDLPALDVPAGVPGRFSALSTVGLACAAIQGRDLDAILRGASDEADRLAGSLYESPAYAYGAVSYALEERGATVNAMMPYAESLETFAEWFAQLWAESLGKDGRGQTPARALGATDQHSQLQLYRAGPRDKLVTLLRPESRADRAIPETDLDGLAYLGGSSLGDLLDAEFEATEASLAAAGRPNVRVEIDRVDERSLGELLYGMEAACVLYGELAEIETFTQPAVEWGKRAARGLLGGGDFEEADAVAEKTELTVE, from the coding sequence ATGCGAGTAGACATCGGCAACGCGCTCTCGGAAGTCGCCGACCCCGGCATCTCCCGCGGGGACCTCGACGACCTCGACGACCGAGTCGCCGACGCCCACGAGCGCATCGAGCGGGGACGCGCCGACGACGAGCACGGCTACGCCGCGCTGGACCTCCCCGAGACCGCCGACCCCGACGCCATCCGGTCGGCGGTCGAACCCTTCGCCGACGCCGAGGCGGTCCTGACCGTCGGCATCGGCGGGTCGGCGCTCGGCGCGGCCACCGTCGCGAACGCCCTGCCCGCCGAGACTTCTGCCTACTTCCTCGACAACGTCGACCCCGAACACGTCGCCCGACTGCTCGACTCCCTCCCGCTGGAATCGACCGCGGTCAACGTGGTCTCGCGGTCGGGCACCACCGCCGAGACGCTGGCGAACTTCCTCGCGGTCCGGGAGGCGATGGCCGACGCCGGGGTCGACTGGACCGACCGAACCTTCGTCACCACGGGCGAGGAGGGCAACCTCCGGCGGCTCGCCGAGAAGCACGACCTGCCCGCGCTCGACGTGCCCGCTGGCGTGCCGGGGCGGTTCTCGGCGCTCTCGACCGTCGGGCTGGCGTGCGCCGCGATTCAGGGACGCGACCTCGACGCCATCCTCCGGGGCGCGAGCGACGAGGCCGACCGCCTCGCTGGCTCGCTCTACGAGTCGCCCGCCTACGCCTACGGCGCGGTCAGCTACGCCCTCGAAGAGCGCGGAGCGACCGTGAACGCGATGATGCCCTACGCCGAGTCGCTGGAGACGTTCGCGGAGTGGTTCGCCCAGCTGTGGGCCGAGAGCCTCGGCAAGGACGGCCGCGGCCAGACCCCCGCCCGCGCGCTCGGGGCGACCGACCAGCACTCCCAGCTCCAGCTCTATCGGGCCGGGCCCCGCGACAAGCTGGTGACCCTCCTCCGACCCGAGTCGCGGGCCGACCGCGCGATTCCGGAGACCGACCTCGACGGGCTCGCGTATCTGGGCGGCTCCTCGCTGGGCGACCTGCTCGACGCTGAGTTCGAGGCCACCGAGGCCAGCCTCGCGGCGGCCGGACGACCCAACGTCCGGGTCGAGATCGACCGCGTCGACGAGCGGAGCCTCGGCGAACTCCTCTACGGCATGGAGGCCGCCTGCGTCCTGTACGGCGAACTCGCGGAAATCGAGACGTTCACCCAGCCCGCGGTCGAGTGGGGAAAGCGGGCGGCTCGCGGCCTTCTGGGCGGGGGGGACTTCGAGGAGGCCGACGCCGTGGCCGAGAAGACCGAACTGACCGTCGAGTGA
- a CDS encoding CPBP family intramembrane glutamic endopeptidase: MEDRSLATAGVVLAGIAFAAAALPWEATGVGPVENVALGVLGAAAFGAFSLRRHGLLARAPGALAAGAASLAVVGYIGLSAVGVLPGPRSPLAATLAFVGGFGGVIAAYGDGRGLPDRAGEMARAFGRSLAIGFAGLFAIAVWSNVAVVAVAPFVSGEITQLHTLAIGAVALGLGTGTVALVYFRLTDTDLSYLDFRLPTLRDWGYVAVGVVALFGLQLVLGLLFQQLGVDTASHSIEQAARGGDPTILLWLIPVSWLIIGPGEELLYRNIIQKSLYDHFSERGAVVVASVVFALVHIPAYYTPDLAAMAVTLVVILGLSLILGATYLKTDNVTVPAIVHGTFDAIIFGALYVQITGGVPGA, from the coding sequence ATGGAAGACCGTTCGCTCGCGACCGCCGGGGTCGTGCTCGCTGGTATCGCGTTCGCCGCGGCCGCACTCCCGTGGGAAGCCACGGGCGTCGGCCCGGTCGAGAACGTCGCTCTCGGGGTCCTCGGTGCGGCCGCGTTCGGTGCGTTCTCACTGCGCCGACACGGACTGCTCGCTCGCGCGCCCGGCGCGCTGGCGGCGGGCGCGGCGAGCCTCGCGGTCGTCGGCTACATCGGCCTCTCGGCGGTCGGCGTCCTCCCGGGGCCGCGGTCGCCGTTGGCCGCGACGCTGGCGTTCGTCGGCGGCTTCGGCGGCGTCATCGCGGCGTACGGCGACGGGAGGGGCCTCCCGGACCGCGCCGGGGAGATGGCCCGGGCGTTCGGTCGGAGCCTCGCCATCGGGTTCGCCGGGCTGTTCGCCATCGCGGTCTGGTCGAACGTCGCGGTCGTGGCGGTCGCACCGTTCGTCTCCGGCGAGATCACCCAGCTCCACACGCTCGCCATCGGCGCGGTCGCGCTCGGTCTCGGCACCGGCACGGTCGCGCTGGTGTACTTCCGGCTGACCGACACCGACCTCTCGTACCTCGACTTCCGGCTCCCGACGCTCCGGGACTGGGGATACGTCGCGGTCGGGGTCGTCGCACTGTTCGGCCTCCAGTTGGTGCTCGGACTCCTGTTCCAGCAGCTGGGGGTCGACACGGCGAGCCACAGCATCGAGCAGGCCGCCCGCGGGGGCGACCCCACCATCCTGCTGTGGCTCATCCCCGTGTCGTGGCTGATAATCGGGCCGGGCGAGGAACTGCTCTACCGTAACATCATCCAGAAGTCGCTGTACGACCACTTCTCGGAGCGGGGCGCGGTCGTCGTCGCCAGCGTCGTGTTCGCGCTCGTCCACATCCCGGCGTACTACACCCCCGACCTCGCGGCGATGGCGGTGACGCTCGTCGTCATCCTCGGCCTGTCGCTGATACTCGGCGCGACCTACCTCAAGACCGACAACGTCACCGTCCCGGCCATCGTTCACGGCACCTTCGACGCGATAATCTTCGGCGCGCTGTACGTCCAGATCACCGGCGGCGTCCCCGGGGCGTAG
- a CDS encoding Na+/H+ antiporter NhaC family protein — protein sequence MPSLNFEPQTYEELSPERRPSLAQALVPVLGVVVFLGIGSGYLKLAPHAPLLWSIVLTGLVAKYWMGLSWDDVYDGLAKGLLMGLQALLILFTIYALIATWVSAGTIPGLMYYGLSVLTPEVFLPVTAALAAAVAFSIGSSWTTAGTLGVAFVGIGSGLGIPEPMTAGAILSGAYAGDKQSPLSDTTNLAAAVTNTDLYDHIRAMRWGTLLALGVSLALYAALGLRAGGAIPAGQVGEIQSALAGTYDLSVLVFLPLVATFGLALYGYPALPSLVAGVFAGVFTTVLLQGRSFVAGWEVFLSGTQPETGMGLVNDLLAAGGLEGSAWTIAVVVAALALGGLLEGTGILAVLAHHLASGIRSRSGLVVSTGVGAFAVNALSAQQYMSIVVPGMSLRNLYDEYGLDSENLSRAVEAAGTPTGALIPWHAGAVYMSGVFGVATLEYAPYYFFAFLSPAVLFAMGLTGWGITEKRAGTESGVVAAADD from the coding sequence ATGCCTTCGCTGAACTTCGAACCGCAGACGTACGAGGAGCTCTCACCGGAGCGACGACCGTCGCTCGCGCAGGCGCTCGTGCCCGTGCTCGGCGTCGTCGTCTTCCTGGGAATCGGGTCGGGGTACCTCAAGCTCGCGCCCCACGCCCCGCTCCTCTGGAGTATCGTGCTGACCGGACTGGTCGCGAAGTACTGGATGGGGCTGTCGTGGGACGACGTCTACGACGGGCTCGCCAAGGGCCTGCTGATGGGCTTGCAGGCGCTTCTCATCCTGTTCACCATCTACGCGCTCATCGCGACGTGGGTCAGCGCCGGGACGATTCCGGGGCTGATGTACTACGGCCTGTCGGTGCTCACGCCCGAGGTGTTCCTGCCCGTGACGGCCGCGCTCGCGGCCGCCGTCGCCTTCTCCATCGGGTCGTCGTGGACCACCGCCGGGACGCTCGGCGTGGCGTTCGTCGGCATCGGGTCGGGACTCGGCATCCCCGAACCGATGACCGCCGGGGCCATCCTGTCGGGCGCGTACGCCGGTGACAAGCAGTCGCCGCTGTCGGACACCACCAACCTCGCGGCCGCGGTCACCAACACCGACCTCTACGACCACATCCGGGCGATGCGGTGGGGCACCCTGCTCGCGCTCGGCGTCTCGCTGGCGCTCTACGCCGCGCTCGGCCTCCGGGCCGGGGGCGCGATTCCCGCCGGACAGGTCGGCGAGATACAGTCGGCGCTCGCGGGGACCTACGACCTCTCGGTGCTCGTCTTCCTGCCGCTGGTCGCGACCTTCGGCCTCGCGCTGTACGGCTATCCGGCGCTCCCGTCGCTGGTCGCGGGGGTGTTCGCTGGCGTGTTCACGACCGTCCTCCTGCAGGGCCGGTCGTTCGTCGCCGGTTGGGAGGTCTTCCTGAGCGGCACCCAACCCGAGACGGGAATGGGACTGGTCAACGACCTGCTGGCCGCGGGCGGCCTCGAAGGGTCGGCGTGGACCATCGCGGTCGTGGTCGCGGCGCTGGCACTGGGCGGCCTGCTCGAAGGCACGGGCATCCTCGCGGTGCTGGCCCACCACCTCGCCAGCGGCATCCGGAGCCGGTCGGGGCTCGTCGTCAGCACCGGCGTGGGCGCGTTCGCCGTCAACGCGCTGTCGGCCCAGCAGTACATGTCCATCGTGGTTCCGGGGATGTCGCTTCGGAACCTCTACGACGAGTACGGACTCGACAGCGAGAACCTCTCGCGGGCGGTCGAGGCCGCTGGCACCCCGACCGGCGCGCTCATCCCGTGGCACGCCGGAGCGGTGTACATGTCCGGCGTGTTCGGCGTCGCGACGCTGGAGTACGCGCCCTACTACTTCTTCGCGTTCCTCTCGCCCGCCGTCCTGTTTGCGATGGGGCTAACCGGGTGGGGCATCACCGAGAAGCGGGCCGGTACCGAATCCGGGGTCGTCGCGGCCGCCGACGACTGA
- a CDS encoding NOB1 family endonuclease, with translation MYVLDASAFIDEYHTDEDTATIPMVREELEDESAYRYDAMEGSGMHIHIPQDGAVERVRRAAKETGDFETLSITDVRLVAAAFELDATLVTDDYAMQNVAEHMDVTVEVIAKEGISEQRDWLFQCQGCGREFDENKDRCPICGSELSRKNPSNP, from the coding sequence ATGTACGTTCTTGACGCCTCCGCCTTCATCGACGAGTACCACACCGACGAGGACACCGCGACCATCCCGATGGTCCGCGAGGAACTCGAAGACGAGAGCGCCTATCGCTACGACGCGATGGAGGGCTCGGGGATGCACATCCACATCCCGCAGGACGGCGCGGTCGAGCGGGTCCGCCGCGCTGCGAAGGAGACCGGCGACTTCGAGACGCTCTCGATCACCGACGTTCGACTCGTGGCCGCCGCCTTCGAACTCGACGCCACGCTCGTCACCGACGACTACGCCATGCAGAACGTCGCCGAACACATGGACGTGACCGTCGAGGTCATCGCCAAGGAGGGCATCTCCGAGCAGCGCGACTGGCTGTTCCAGTGTCAGGGCTGTGGCCGCGAGTTCGACGAGAACAAAGACCGGTGTCCCATCTGCGGCAGCGAACTCTCGCGCAAGAACCCCTCGAACCCCTGA